A window of Zestosphaera sp. genomic DNA:
GCCCTAACAAAATTCCTCGATAGAAACTCGTCTATCTTTAGCCTGACGAGATTTAAGCCTATAAAGTGTTCTTTTATATCAACCACACACCTCACCTCTCAGCCACTATCACTTCAATATTGGCAGTAGTCCTGATTTTAGGCGTGGCTCTAGCAAAAGCTCTAGGCATCCACCTCTTGAGATACCTGCCTTTATGAACTGCTATGTGGTGTATGTAGAGACGCTCAACATCTAAATTCTTGTTCTCAGCATTATTTTCTACGTTCTTCAGAAGCTTAAGGATTTCTCTAGCAGCCTTGACTGGATACCTACCTATAGGTGATTTCCACCTAGGAAACATAGTGGAAAGCCCCTTCTTATGAGCTATGCTTAACTTATACCTAACGTAAGGAACTGGAGTCTCCTTCTTAATAACTTTCTCTAAGAAATTCTCAGCATCTTTCAGC
This region includes:
- a CDS encoding 50S ribosomal protein L22, which produces MPVWRYSVRVEDEGKVAKAVVRDVPISLKESYEILKVIRGMRLKDAENFLEKVIKKETPVPYVRYKLSIAHKKGLSTMFPRWKSPIGRYPVKAAREILKLLKNVENNAENKNLDVERLYIHHIAVHKGRYLKRWMPRAFARATPKIRTTANIEVIVAER